Within Bdellovibrio bacteriovorus HD100, the genomic segment CGATTCTGAAGGATTGCGTAAGCAACCAGAGCCGGGATCGCAGTGATCAGACCGTAAGCTGTCGCATTCATCGCCTCAGAGATACCCGCAGAAAGCAAAGAAGCTTTTTCAGCAGGATTCGCAAACGCCACGGCCGCGAAAGAGCTGATCATACCAGAGATCGTACCCAACAACCCTGTCAGGGTCGCCACGTTCCCGAACATAGTCAGGAAGCCTGTGCGGTGATCCAACGCTGCGTTTTCCTGAATTAGAACTTCATCCATTTTACCTTGGATTTCCTCTTTACCACCCAGGTTGCGAGCCGCTGTTGCACCTGCTGCAATCGCGCGAGCCACTGGATTTGTCGCCATAGCTGCTTGGGATTTGGAAATCACAGCATCCATTTCGCCGCGACGGATGGACTCTTCAAAGCCCATCGCAAAGTCAAATTGAGTGATTTTACGACGAACGAACAAAGCGTAAGCTCTTTCGATCATGATTGCGATAGATGCGACTTGAATAAGCAAGATTGGCCACATCCAGAAACCACCGTGTTCGAATGCTACAGCCATTTTTGTCAGAAACTCCATTGTTACCCCCTCATTAATGTAACATTTCAATTACAGACCATGGTCCAGCAAATCGTAAAGAGACAAATGCAAGATGACACAACACAATATTATTTTTAGGTCAGGGAATAGTTGGCGAAACGAACGATTTACTCCTCCAAGCAAGTCGCAGATGGTCCTACTGTACAAACAAGTTTCTCGAATGAAAAATTGCTTTTATGCAGTTTCCGATTTCGCGCTTCTCCACCCCCACTGCCCTCGCCACACATGGCGGAACAAAATTATTTTTATGTTGGTGCATATTATAGATATAAATCCATGACACACCGTTTCGATGCAAAGCCTCATGCATTGACCCCTCAAGCACACAGGCAGAAGTTCTGTCGCACCGTCTGAACTGTCCGGGAGTTTTTTAGTGTATTCAAATGAATTGAAGCAACGTCGTCGCATTCTGCTGATCTGTGTTTTGAGCTGTCTAGTGGCTATCGCCAGTGTTCTGGTGGCAAAGCTGCTGCTTTTGGGAATTGCCCTGTTCACCAATCTTTTTTATTTCCAAACATTCTCTGTGGCAGAAAGCAATCCCGCAGACAACACCCTGGGAGCCTGGGCTGTCGTGGTGCCGGTCATCGGTGGTTTGATTGTTGGAGCCATGGCAAGATTTGGATCTGCCAGCATTCGTGGTCACGGAATCCCTGAAGCGATGGAAAATATCCTGCAAAAAGAAAGTCGCATCCCCCGTCGCATCACATTCCTAAAGCCCCTGTCATCAGCCATCGCCATTGGTTCGGGCGGCCCCTTCGGCGCCGAAGGCCCGATCATCGCCACTGGCGGCGCCTTGGGGTCCTGGCTGGGACAGATTGTGCCCGTCAGTGCCTATGAAAGAAAAATCATTCTGGCTTCCGGCGCGGCAGCAGGCATGACTGCGATCTTTGGCACACCATTGTCGGCGGTCTTGCTGGCCATCGAGCTGCTCCTTTTTGAATACCGTCCCAAATCTTTTGTTCCCGTGGCGCTGGCAACAGCCGTGGCGGCGACATTGCGTTCGGCCTTTATGCACACGGAAGCTTTCTTCACCATGCCGCCTATTCAGGTTCCTGACATGACCGGGCTGCTGACGTATCTGGTGTTTGGCGCTGTCATGGGATTACTGGCGGTCGTTGTCACGAAATCCATTTACTGGGTGGAAGACCACTTTGAAAAAATCCCCCTTCACTGGCTGTGGTGGCCCGCACTGGGTGGCCTTGCTGTGGGCATTATCGGCCTGATTGAGCCACGCTCCTTGGGTGTGGGCTATGGCAATATATCACTGAGTCTTGCTGGCAGTCTTACCGTCGGCGCCGCAGTAAGCATCTTCGTATGGAAGTTCCTGGCCTGGGCCATTGCGCTGGGAAGCGGAACGTCCGGCGGGACCCTGGCGCCACTACTGACATTGGGCGCCGCTTTCGGATTTATCATTGGAACGCTGCTGGCTCGATTTGTTCCCGAACTGCACACGGATGTAAACACCATGGCCCTGATCGGAATGGCAGCCCTGTTTGCGGGATCTTCACGAGCACTCTTGGCATCCGTACTGTTTGCTCTGGAAGGAACCAAACAACCCGTGGGCCTGGTTCCTTTGTTGGGTTGTTGTTGTATTGCTTATTTGATTTCAACCGTGATTATGAAAAACTCTATCATGACTGAAAAAATCGCACGCCGGGGCCTGAAGGTTCCCCATGAATACTACGGAGGATCCCACTCATGAGTCAGCAACGCATTCAAGCCACTGCCGGCAGCGATCATGTCGAGTACGGCACCGCCGACATCCGCTCGTATTCCCCGCGTGAGGTTCTGATCAAGTCATTGCAAAAGCTGGGAATGTTCTGGGGCCTGGCGATTTTCAGTATTCTGCTTCCAGTGGTGCACTTTGTTCTGACGCCGTTATTTTTTATTCTGGGAATCTATCTGTCCGTGCGCGCGCGTAAATTCCGTCACGAGATCTTGTCGGGCTCGATCCACTG encodes:
- a CDS encoding MotA/TolQ/ExbB proton channel family protein — its product is MEFLTKMAVAFEHGGFWMWPILLIQVASIAIMIERAYALFVRRKITQFDFAMGFEESIRRGEMDAVISKSQAAMATNPVARAIAAGATAARNLGGKEEIQGKMDEVLIQENAALDHRTGFLTMFGNVATLTGLLGTISGMISSFAAVAFANPAEKASLLSAGISEAMNATAYGLITAIPALVAYAILQNRANRLAEDLNQAGLKVYNWLSYSYEPMTSYNIKTSKSERAAELDA
- a CDS encoding chloride channel protein, with amino-acid sequence MYSNELKQRRRILLICVLSCLVAIASVLVAKLLLLGIALFTNLFYFQTFSVAESNPADNTLGAWAVVVPVIGGLIVGAMARFGSASIRGHGIPEAMENILQKESRIPRRITFLKPLSSAIAIGSGGPFGAEGPIIATGGALGSWLGQIVPVSAYERKIILASGAAAGMTAIFGTPLSAVLLAIELLLFEYRPKSFVPVALATAVAATLRSAFMHTEAFFTMPPIQVPDMTGLLTYLVFGAVMGLLAVVVTKSIYWVEDHFEKIPLHWLWWPALGGLAVGIIGLIEPRSLGVGYGNISLSLAGSLTVGAAVSIFVWKFLAWAIALGSGTSGGTLAPLLTLGAAFGFIIGTLLARFVPELHTDVNTMALIGMAALFAGSSRALLASVLFALEGTKQPVGLVPLLGCCCIAYLISTVIMKNSIMTEKIARRGLKVPHEYYGGSHS